One stretch of Tenacibaculum sp. MAR_2010_89 DNA includes these proteins:
- a CDS encoding NADP(H)-dependent aldo-keto reductase, producing MKYTTLPNTDVKVSKICLGTMTWGNQNTEVEGHEQMDYALEQGVNFFDTAELYSVPATPETYGATEKIIGSWFKKTGNRDKVVLASKIAGGGDYTAHIRTGGFNKKNISDAIEGSLKRLQTDYIDLYQLHWPDRGVNCFGVRDYPYKTSTKEAEKHLEILETLNDFVKQGKIKHVGLSNETPWGTMKYLQTAEKHNLPKMVTIQNSYSLIHRSYEYGMSEVSMREDVGLLAYSPLAQGVLSGKYLGGKKPEGARGTLFPRFISRYMGEGSKKAVLEYQKIADKHGLTLTQLSLAYINQLPFVTSNIIGATKMSQLKENINSINIELSEDILMEIEIAHNKMPNPAP from the coding sequence ATGAAATACACAACATTACCAAATACTGATGTAAAAGTTTCTAAAATATGTTTAGGAACCATGACTTGGGGAAATCAAAACACTGAAGTAGAAGGGCATGAACAAATGGATTACGCTTTAGAGCAAGGGGTAAACTTTTTTGATACTGCTGAGTTATATTCCGTACCTGCAACTCCAGAAACTTATGGAGCAACAGAAAAAATTATTGGATCATGGTTTAAGAAAACAGGAAATCGTGATAAAGTTGTTTTAGCTTCTAAAATAGCTGGTGGTGGCGATTATACAGCTCACATTAGAACTGGAGGTTTTAACAAAAAAAATATTTCTGATGCTATTGAAGGTAGTTTAAAACGCTTACAAACTGATTATATTGATTTATACCAATTGCACTGGCCTGATCGTGGCGTGAATTGTTTTGGTGTTCGTGATTACCCATATAAAACCTCAACTAAAGAAGCTGAAAAGCATTTAGAAATTTTAGAAACCCTTAATGATTTTGTTAAACAAGGGAAGATAAAACATGTTGGTTTATCTAACGAAACTCCATGGGGAACCATGAAATATTTGCAAACTGCTGAGAAGCATAATTTACCCAAAATGGTAACTATTCAAAATTCATATTCCTTAATTCACAGAAGTTATGAATATGGAATGAGTGAAGTTTCAATGAGAGAAGATGTTGGATTGCTAGCTTATTCTCCACTAGCCCAAGGTGTTTTGTCAGGAAAATATTTAGGAGGAAAGAAACCTGAAGGAGCAAGAGGTACATTGTTTCCACGTTTCATTTCTCGTTACATGGGTGAAGGATCTAAAAAAGCAGTTTTAGAGTATCAAAAAATAGCTGATAAACATGGATTAACATTAACACAATTATCACTTGCTTACATTAATCAATTACCATTTGTAACAAGTAATATTATCGGAGCTACAAAAATGAGTCAATTAAAAGAAAATATTAACTCTATAAATATTGAGCTTAGTGAAGATATCTTAATGGAAATTGAAATAGCTCACAATAAGATGCCAAATCCTGCTCCTTAA
- a CDS encoding TonB-dependent receptor domain-containing protein has product MMKRLLLVAFAVLSSGMFAQTTITGTVNDASLGGPLPGANIKVSRKAVGTSTDFDGKFTLKVTDTPPFTLEISLLGYETKKVEITQNNQIVEVSLTENATSLDEVVISASRTPERIMESPVTIERFDSRAIKNTSSPSFYDGLENLKGVDINASGLTFKSVNTRGFAAFANERFVQLVDGMDNSSPALNFALGNLLGMSELDVKTVEILPGAASALYGANAFNGIMLMTSKNPFDDQGISVVYKTGYTVQQAAGNNRFDDASIRMAHAFDNKFAVKATFSYLKGEEWHATDYRNTSGVGGNYLPGDRDSRLDFDGLNVYGDEAVTDLKRVVDGLVANGTLPASAQGVVPNVRVSRTGYNEVDLMSNEAKSLKFGASLHYRPWGNDRLEIIWNSKYGTGNTIYQGQNRYNIANFFMEQHKLEFRGKNFFVRGYYTGEDAGDSYDTRFAGLNINNQWVINPATGQLANPKDADNTWFARYVLGYFNAATQGGANPANAHVAARSFADQGRYMPGTPEFKAAFDKVTKDPDLTSGSKFQDQTSLYHVDANLNLRDYIDWAEVQVGGSYRQFNLNSFGTIFTDADSPIAYDEYGVYTQIQKKFLEDRLKFTGSARYDKAKNFKGNVSPRLSLAYSAGEFKNHNFRASFQTGFRNPTTQDQYIGLTTGGGTLIGTAEDNLDRFTSLPIGVSPAGRAVSGLGATTTYTGRDAFENAFSLSSIEAGAPSKANFGLVKPEKVTSFEVGYRSALSVSDKKVGVDFSAYYNDYQDFIAIKNIAVPFYGKVGSTAPSGVPGATQGDLALLALRNGDFAGVGFRTNSAADITSYGVGLGLTTKVFNGFNVGLNYTWSKFDFDQTSDPDFEAGFNTPEHKVKLQLGKTDLFKNFGFNVSARWQNEFYWESSFFEGDVDSRTVLDAQVNYRIPAWKSVIKLGGANLTGKEYFSAPGVGAIGSQYFLSWTINN; this is encoded by the coding sequence ATGATGAAAAGATTATTACTTGTTGCATTTGCAGTGCTTAGTAGTGGGATGTTTGCACAGACTACTATTACGGGTACAGTAAATGACGCATCGCTTGGTGGACCGCTGCCAGGTGCAAACATTAAGGTTTCCCGAAAGGCAGTCGGAACTAGTACCGATTTTGATGGGAAATTTACTTTAAAAGTAACCGACACTCCTCCTTTTACTCTTGAAATTTCTTTGCTAGGGTATGAAACAAAAAAAGTAGAAATAACACAGAATAACCAAATAGTAGAGGTGAGTTTAACTGAAAATGCAACTTCATTAGATGAGGTAGTTATTTCAGCATCAAGAACGCCAGAGCGTATTATGGAATCTCCTGTTACAATTGAGCGTTTTGATTCAAGAGCGATAAAAAACACATCTTCTCCTTCTTTTTATGATGGTTTAGAGAATTTAAAAGGAGTTGATATTAACGCAAGTGGATTAACATTTAAATCAGTAAACACTCGTGGTTTTGCTGCTTTTGCAAATGAACGATTTGTTCAGTTAGTTGATGGAATGGATAATTCTTCTCCAGCTTTAAACTTTGCATTAGGTAACCTTTTAGGGATGTCTGAATTAGATGTAAAAACAGTTGAAATATTACCAGGAGCTGCTTCTGCATTATATGGAGCAAATGCCTTTAATGGTATTATGTTAATGACTAGTAAAAATCCTTTTGACGATCAAGGTATAAGTGTTGTTTATAAAACAGGATATACAGTTCAGCAAGCTGCTGGAAACAATCGTTTTGATGATGCTAGTATTCGTATGGCTCATGCATTTGATAACAAATTTGCTGTTAAAGCTACGTTTTCTTACTTAAAAGGAGAAGAGTGGCACGCTACAGATTATAGAAATACAAGTGGAGTAGGTGGGAATTATTTACCAGGAGATAGAGACTCAAGACTAGATTTTGATGGACTTAATGTTTATGGTGATGAGGCAGTTACTGATTTGAAAAGAGTAGTTGATGGTTTAGTAGCAAATGGAACTTTACCAGCATCTGCACAAGGAGTTGTTCCTAACGTTAGAGTTAGTAGAACAGGTTACAATGAGGTAGATTTAATGAGTAATGAAGCAAAAAGTTTAAAGTTTGGTGCTTCTTTACATTACCGCCCTTGGGGTAATGACCGTTTAGAAATTATTTGGAATTCTAAGTATGGTACTGGTAATACTATTTACCAAGGTCAAAACAGATATAATATTGCTAACTTCTTTATGGAGCAACATAAATTAGAGTTTAGAGGTAAAAACTTCTTTGTAAGAGGATATTATACAGGAGAAGATGCTGGAGATTCTTATGATACAAGATTTGCAGGTTTAAACATAAACAACCAATGGGTTATAAATCCAGCTACTGGTCAATTAGCTAATCCAAAAGATGCAGATAATACTTGGTTTGCAAGATATGTATTAGGATATTTTAACGCTGCTACACAAGGTGGTGCTAATCCTGCTAATGCTCACGTTGCGGCTAGAAGTTTTGCTGATCAAGGTCGTTATATGCCAGGTACTCCTGAATTTAAAGCTGCTTTTGATAAGGTAACTAAAGATCCAGATTTAACAAGTGGTTCTAAATTTCAAGATCAAACAAGTTTATATCATGTTGATGCAAACTTAAATTTACGTGATTATATTGATTGGGCAGAGGTACAAGTAGGAGGTTCATACAGGCAATTTAACTTAAATTCTTTTGGAACTATATTTACGGATGCTGATAGTCCTATTGCTTATGATGAGTATGGTGTATATACACAAATACAAAAGAAATTTTTAGAAGACCGTTTAAAGTTTACTGGTTCTGCTCGTTATGACAAAGCTAAAAACTTTAAAGGAAATGTTTCTCCTCGTTTATCTTTAGCGTATTCAGCTGGAGAATTTAAGAATCATAACTTTAGAGCATCTTTTCAAACAGGATTTAGAAACCCAACGACACAAGATCAATATATTGGTTTAACAACTGGTGGTGGTACATTAATAGGTACAGCTGAAGATAACTTAGATCGTTTTACTTCTTTACCAATAGGTGTAAGTCCAGCTGGTAGAGCTGTATCTGGTTTAGGTGCTACTACAACATATACAGGTAGAGATGCTTTTGAGAATGCCTTTTCATTAAGTTCAATCGAAGCAGGAGCTCCATCTAAAGCAAATTTTGGTTTAGTTAAACCTGAAAAAGTAACCTCTTTTGAAGTTGGATATAGAAGTGCTTTATCTGTTTCAGATAAAAAAGTAGGTGTTGATTTTAGTGCTTATTATAACGATTATCAAGACTTTATTGCTATTAAAAATATTGCAGTTCCTTTTTATGGAAAAGTAGGAAGTACTGCTCCTAGTGGAGTGCCAGGTGCTACTCAAGGTGATTTAGCTTTATTAGCATTAAGAAATGGAGATTTCGCAGGTGTTGGTTTTAGAACAAATTCAGCAGCAGATATTACTTCTTATGGAGTTGGTTTAGGGTTAACTACTAAAGTTTTCAATGGATTTAACGTTGGATTAAACTATACTTGGTCTAAATTTGATTTTGATCAAACTTCTGATCCAGATTTTGAAGCAGGATTTAATACTCCTGAGCACAAAGTAAAATTACAATTAGGTAAAACAGATTTATTTAAAAACTTTGGTTTTAATGTTAGTGCTAGATGGCAGAATGAATTTTACTGGGAGTCTTCTTTCTTCGAAGGAGATGTGGATTCAAGAACTGTGTTAGATGCACAGGTGAATTATAGAATTCCAGCATGGAAGTCAGTAATTAAATTAGGAGGAGCTAACTTAACAGGAAAAGAATACTTTAGTGCACCAGGTGTTGGAGCAATAGGTTCTCAGTATTTCCTTTCTTGGACAATTAACAACTAA
- a CDS encoding G-D-S-L family lipolytic protein: MKKINFKYNWLPVLFIGLVACDVNNDLDPIKDNTPEVPVVAVTEGTADFSKYISLGASFTAGFTDGALFKEAQKNSFPNILASKFSMAKGGDFNQPLMKDNIGGMVSGANVALQPRFYFNGSGPTRLTVKPTTKVGFPADNAPAFNNYGIPGAKSFHFLAPNYGSAAGLATVPATANPYFVRMMPTQSTLLAEAASKLPTFFTLSEVGGNDVLDYAVAGGASGAITPKATFDAAFGAIINTLTAQGAKGVVANLPYITTLPHFTTVPHNPVPMTATVAAASNQGFALYNAGIKQAFAFLVANTPMTQAMADAEIAKRTINFSEGKNAVVIVDKNLTNLTAINPGLKNYRQATSEDLLVLPSSTFIGTTVGGNPLLVNGVSVPLEDKWVLTKTEVDAIKTATDGYNTTIKAMADSKGLAFVDFNVILKTASTSGLQFDEYTLNTSLIFGGLVSLDGIHLTARGYALMANKMLEAIDGKYGSNFMKATKGLAKAADYPTNYSPALLN; this comes from the coding sequence ATGAAAAAAATAAATTTTAAATATAATTGGTTACCAGTTCTTTTTATAGGATTAGTAGCTTGTGATGTAAATAATGATTTAGATCCAATTAAGGATAATACCCCAGAAGTTCCAGTTGTTGCTGTGACAGAAGGAACAGCAGATTTTTCTAAATATATATCATTAGGAGCTTCTTTTACTGCAGGTTTTACAGATGGAGCTTTATTTAAGGAAGCTCAAAAAAATTCTTTCCCAAATATTTTAGCTAGTAAGTTTTCAATGGCTAAAGGAGGTGATTTTAACCAACCTCTAATGAAAGATAATATTGGAGGAATGGTAAGCGGAGCTAATGTAGCTTTACAGCCTAGATTTTATTTTAATGGTTCAGGACCTACAAGGTTAACAGTTAAACCAACAACTAAAGTAGGTTTTCCAGCAGATAATGCACCTGCTTTTAATAATTATGGTATTCCTGGAGCAAAAAGTTTTCATTTTTTAGCTCCTAATTATGGAAGTGCAGCTGGTTTAGCTACAGTTCCTGCAACTGCAAACCCTTACTTTGTAAGAATGATGCCAACGCAATCTACATTATTAGCTGAGGCAGCGTCAAAATTACCAACATTTTTTACGCTTTCTGAAGTTGGTGGAAATGATGTATTAGACTATGCTGTGGCCGGAGGTGCTAGTGGAGCAATTACTCCAAAAGCTACTTTTGATGCCGCTTTTGGTGCTATTATTAATACATTAACTGCACAAGGGGCTAAAGGAGTTGTTGCAAATTTACCGTACATAACTACATTACCTCATTTTACAACAGTGCCTCATAACCCAGTGCCTATGACAGCTACAGTAGCTGCTGCTTCTAATCAGGGATTTGCACTGTATAATGCAGGTATAAAACAAGCTTTTGCTTTCTTAGTAGCTAATACTCCTATGACTCAAGCTATGGCTGATGCTGAAATAGCAAAAAGAACAATTAATTTTTCTGAAGGGAAAAATGCTGTTGTTATTGTAGATAAAAATTTAACAAATTTAACAGCGATTAATCCAGGATTAAAAAATTATAGACAAGCAACTAGTGAAGATTTATTAGTACTACCTAGTTCTACTTTTATTGGTACTACTGTAGGAGGTAATCCTTTGTTAGTTAATGGAGTTTCAGTTCCATTAGAAGATAAATGGGTGTTAACAAAAACTGAGGTTGACGCTATAAAAACAGCTACAGATGGTTATAATACAACCATTAAAGCAATGGCAGATTCAAAAGGATTGGCTTTTGTAGATTTTAATGTTATTTTAAAAACTGCCTCAACTTCTGGTTTACAGTTTGATGAGTATACGTTGAATACTAGTTTAATTTTTGGTGGTTTAGTTAGTTTAGATGGAATTCACTTAACTGCTAGAGGTTATGCTTTAATGGCAAATAAAATGTTAGAAGCTATTGATGGTAAATATGGTTCTAACTTTATGAAAGCTACTAAAGGTTTAGCTAAAGCTGCTGATTACCCAACGAATTACTCTCCAGCTTTGTTGAATTAA